One Sphingopyxis macrogoltabida genomic region harbors:
- a CDS encoding DUF4402 domain-containing protein, with protein MRLFLCLALFALFALPSAATAQCLLCAPDAAKGAASTRKAETPLRIDVETQLDMGRVAVGATGGTIEVDPVSGVRRLGGDVVDLGGFALTGTVTVRGEPGAEVRVILPATIELEGGNGRRARVTGLATDLAAAPRLGPDGRLQFRFGGRLQVAALDDGDYRGRIPVTVEYQ; from the coding sequence ATGCGCCTTTTCCTTTGTCTGGCCCTGTTCGCCCTGTTCGCCCTGCCGTCCGCGGCGACGGCGCAGTGCCTGCTCTGCGCCCCGGACGCGGCGAAGGGCGCGGCATCGACTCGCAAGGCCGAAACGCCGCTGCGCATCGATGTCGAAACCCAGCTCGACATGGGCCGCGTCGCGGTCGGCGCGACGGGCGGTACGATCGAGGTCGATCCGGTGTCGGGCGTGCGCCGCCTCGGCGGCGATGTCGTCGACCTCGGCGGCTTTGCGCTGACCGGCACCGTCACGGTGCGAGGCGAGCCGGGCGCCGAGGTGCGCGTGATCCTGCCCGCGACGATCGAACTCGAAGGGGGCAATGGCCGCCGCGCGCGCGTCACCGGCCTTGCCACCGACCTTGCGGCGGCACCGCGGCTCGGTCCCGACGGGCGCCTGCAATTCCGTTTCGGCGGCCGGCTGCAGGTCGCGGCGCTCGACGACGGAGATTATCGCGGGCGGATTCCGGTGACGGTCGAATATCAATAG
- the chrA gene encoding chromate efflux transporter codes for MATDQFPESRPSQLGLAALFLKFLRFGALAFGGPVAQIAMIRQALVEEERWIDPARFNRLLAVLQVLPGPEAHELCVHLGMVARGRIGGLLAGLGFMLPGLVLMLLAGWLYTTWVTGHAGLSGVLLGVQVAVLAIILRAVVRIGQHIVEDWLLGAIAAACLLATLAGVPFWIPLVAGGLVYASSHRPMLAAITLAAAVAVAFAARLIAMPGADAAIATGAPVTLAALFVAGLKGGLLTFGGAYTAIPYVRADTVGRGWIGDATFLDGIALAGVLPAPLVIFATFVGYVAGGVGGALAITAGMFLPAFAFSLILFERLEAMVENPALHRILAGVAAAVVGIIAATFFQLGAATGARVPDTLLAVLLFALALAAVWRLKGAWVTPAVVAGGAVAGWLLL; via the coding sequence ATGGCCACCGACCAATTTCCCGAATCTCGTCCATCGCAGCTCGGCCTCGCGGCGCTGTTCCTGAAATTCCTCCGCTTCGGCGCTCTCGCTTTCGGCGGCCCGGTCGCGCAGATCGCGATGATCCGGCAGGCGCTGGTCGAGGAGGAGCGCTGGATCGACCCGGCACGCTTCAACCGCCTGCTTGCAGTGCTGCAAGTCCTGCCCGGACCCGAAGCGCATGAACTGTGCGTGCACCTTGGCATGGTGGCGCGGGGCCGGATCGGCGGTTTGCTCGCGGGGCTGGGCTTCATGCTGCCCGGCCTCGTACTGATGCTGCTGGCGGGATGGCTCTATACGACATGGGTCACTGGTCACGCGGGGCTATCGGGCGTGCTGCTGGGGGTGCAGGTCGCCGTGCTGGCGATCATTCTGCGCGCCGTCGTCAGGATCGGCCAGCATATCGTCGAGGACTGGCTGCTCGGGGCGATCGCAGCCGCCTGCCTGCTCGCGACGCTGGCGGGCGTACCGTTCTGGATCCCGCTCGTCGCCGGCGGGCTGGTCTATGCCAGCTCGCATCGGCCGATGCTGGCGGCGATAACCTTGGCTGCGGCGGTCGCGGTCGCCTTCGCCGCGCGCCTGATCGCCATGCCCGGTGCGGACGCCGCGATCGCGACGGGAGCGCCGGTGACGCTCGCCGCGCTGTTCGTCGCTGGCCTGAAGGGCGGGCTACTGACCTTCGGCGGCGCCTATACGGCGATTCCCTATGTTCGCGCCGACACGGTGGGGCGCGGCTGGATCGGCGATGCGACCTTTCTCGACGGGATCGCGCTGGCCGGCGTGCTGCCGGCGCCGCTCGTCATCTTCGCGACCTTCGTCGGTTATGTCGCCGGCGGGGTCGGCGGCGCGCTCGCGATCACCGCGGGGATGTTCCTGCCCGCCTTCGCCTTTTCGCTGATCCTGTTCGAGCGGCTGGAGGCGATGGTCGAAAATCCGGCGCTCCACCGGATATTGGCGGGTGTCGCGGCGGCGGTCGTCGGCATCATCGCCGCGACCTTCTTCCAGCTCGGCGCGGCGACCGGCGCGCGCGTCCCCGACACTCTCCTTGCCGTGCTGCTCTTCGCTCTGGCGCTGGCGGCCGTCTGGCGGTTGAAGGGGGCGTGGGTCACCCCGGCTGTCGTCGCGGGCGGGGCCGTTGCCGGCTGGCTGCTCCTGTAG